The genomic stretch ctcaccagaggtcgtgcttaTAATTAGCAAGTGAATCAGTAAACTAAAACTAAAATCGCCCACTAAAGAAAAGAAttgactcattttatttattcaacatttgtcataTCTAAACTTCCATGTATTCTCTAAATAGGCCCACAGTAACTATatccaaaattaaaacaatttgttaACAATTCTCTATTTAAGGATATGAATATTATgctatatttttcaaacatgaatttgtttaaaaatttggtaAAGCGTTTGACAAACCTGtaataaatttcttttgttattctctttattattataatgatgCCAACTTTCCTAATACCCGGGATATCTTGCTTTTGTAAATGGGTATTGTTGTTGAAGTGAAATAAAgcataattaaatgaaaaatccactttttacgtaatcattcagtattatttcattgcaagtatatattttgatcgaaaCTAtcactgacttggatccgccaaagcatGTCCaacaccttactctcatttttactatttcgggcttgtttatcgaaaatgaaagtaggtttttgattaatttcacaataatagcTTATCAGTTAAAGTTCAGTTAATTCGGTTATATCTTACAGACATCATCACACATGTGTTGAattaccaaaggtgtaagcaagtactttggtgcaggcattttgtagtttatttgcaaaatgcctttatatatatatatatatatatatatatatatatatatatatatatatatatatatatatatatatacggcGCTGActaatttgaatatatatatacggCGCTGACTAATTTGAACCTTGATTGTCACCGGAGTATCCTGTTtttccgattacgacaaagagcacaaggtggatgtgaccggtcagcaggaGAATGCTctctcctccatggcacctaaTCCTATCTCTAATTTTTTTGGTGTCCATGCTTGTTTGCTCCGATTTGTATTTTCtctttggacttttgattttgaacattgttcgttatcaccatacgtcatgaaacatgtaaaaaagaaGTGCATACTGACAGTTATTGTTTAACGTTcatatttgtataaaaattacttcatttttatatgtattcgTTTTATCTGTTTACTTGCACTTTATTTTGAGATTCACCAATACCAGAATGCATTACGTCAGCTCGTCTAATGTCAGCTATTGATGTGCCTGGCAGTGGATGGATTGACCATATCGCCAACGTGAAAATAGGAAGATTGTGGGTGAGTGATTATGACAAAATTCTTAAGGAAGTCAACTTTGAAAACGTCATTCAGACCGTCACTGATGCCAGTTGTTCCTTTGGAAAGTTTGACGTCACCAGTGAAGGGTTCTTATTGTACGTCCGTAGAGAAAATATAGGCAGTAGCATTCAAAAGATGACACCAGGTGGAAAAAATGTTATCATGTTCACATCAGATTCAAATATGATTATGTGTATTCACAGTTCCAAAATTAACATGGACCTCATAGTATGTGTGCACAATACAACAAACAATTCCGTTCAATTGGCAAGGTATGGCAGTACAGGAGAAACGATCAGGGACATTGCAGTGGACGGACTTGGACAGGAACTGTATAAATACCCAATTTACGTTACGGAAAACAGGAACGGAGACGTTGTGGTTTCTGATAAAGAGAAGAAAGCTTTAGTGGCTGTAGACAGCTTTGGGGGACATCGGTTTGACTATTTAGGCTATCACTCCCAGCTTAGTCCCGGTGGTATCTGTACCGACGTCTATAGACACATACTGGTGGCTGATTGTCATTTCAATAATTCGAGTATCCACATTCTTGACCAGGATGGAAAATTCTTGCTTGTGCTTTTGTCAACTCAAGAGTGtaaaaatattcagtttttagCTTTGTGTGTGGACGACAAAAACAATCTCTATGTTGGCGATGAgggcaaaaaaattaaagtttataaGTACTTGAAAGACTGAAAAGTATAACCAGTTCAATTTTGTACGATAATTTATCATGTCTTCATattcgaatttttttctacataagggcattacttttttgtttgtttttcttttctaatcgTTAACAACTGCCATCCAATTCAAATGGCCAGTCTTTAATAAAATGGCAGATTTACTCTGTTTCTAAGCATAACATCAAATGGAGAATTAAACACATGTACAGCACCGCCATCAAGTTGACAAGAAAAGGCAAGCGTATATGATGCAGGATGCATTATAATTACACAAACTTAATTCTATTTTACCATGTCCTCTCCCACAGCCAATCACATTCAACTGCAGTTTTAAAGATTGTTGTTTCCAAAACGAAATTTAAACTTACAAtttcatttacataacaaatttgattttaattgtttatctaATATTGATTTCTAGTTTTATGTTTTAACACACAAATAACAAAACTATGATGTTGTTTACTTTTTATCTATtctaaaatgaatgtttttgtGAAGAACTATGATAATCTTCAGCTTATCGTGTTAGTGTATCAAACTACATACAAAAATGtgagaaataaataacaattaatgTAAAGATTTGAAAGAGTgaggaaaattatatattttgctATTAAGTCCTATAAGTTTAATAGATAGAAACAGTGTACTGCATTCCAATTTCATTGTCGTATTTTGTACAACCTGCCTACCAATTGACACTTtctatacaaaaataaatacgtTACCGTGTTCGTCGGATTTTCTACATATGCATTTatcggatttttaaaaatgttatacaagttgatatattttattttctctttgtttAGCGCAGTATGAATATCATCAATCCTTTTATATAATTTGGAAGTGAAAAAAGAACTAGATAGATTGCACAATCAGTTTGTACTGGTCGAATACAACATATCTTTTTGTTAGGCTCATTATGAAATATGTATATTAGAAGAACTTGGAGTTAATTCCGCAAGTGGCAATCCAACTTTTCCCCCCAACTTATCATCATGGCTCTTTTTCCAAGAAGGGAATTCTTCAAAATAACCtgtcagttttgaatattttcaatattcccAACAACCAAAACAAATTAGAATTACCTTACCTATCTTGaataactattcataaaatTCCTTACAAACAAAGATATGTTGCGGGTTCCAGTGAATGTTCTATGAAGCCTCTTTCTTAACTATATGTAACGCAGTCCGAGCAATTATCAAAGTTTTATGTTTCTTATGTTGTGACACCGTAAAGCTGCTATGTTTATCTGTTAGCTTGCGGCAAATTTGTGGCTAACAGTTTGCTagaagctaatttgcatacgaattctgaacTTTCCGCAACTTTGCCGCAAACAGTTTGCCAGAAGCTAATTTGCAAACGAATTCTGAACATGCCGCAACTTTGCAGCAACTGTTTGCTACAAATTTGCACCAAACGTTCCGCAAATTTGCAGCAACTGTTTGCCAGAGGCCTTATATTTTGGTAAGGGTTATTATCAAAACCTGCGGTTTTTAACTGTATCGAACAGAAGCAAGTGGCAACAGTGGGTCGccttatttgttttgttattgtttacatgttaCAAATCATTCAAACTCAACATTCTGTacatatgattaaaaaacagtaatttttgttttataaaaaggtcAATGTTGCCAATGTAGAATTTAGACATTTAAAAAGTAACCATCATTGATGATCACAAAACTTGATAAACTGAATACAAATTGTGAGCTAAAACGAAATTATATACATCGTCTGTAGATCGTTTGGTAAGATATCGATTATTTTGgatttaaatacattgtatttgcaCTATGCATTTAACGACTACATAGAAGTGTTGAATGACGAATAACGGTGTCTGAACTAGTAAGTTTTTGTGTCTTAATTCGTGTtatatttaacatgtatattttatgtttaacaaCGATTAACAACTAAAGAATATagaccaatttttttgaattgcaTACTGACTTCTGAAattacatttaaacaaaataacagtGCATGTTGTTTGAAACATCCAAAAAGTAATGTAACTAATGAATTGATGTTTGTAAACATTAGCGTAACTATGTATTGTGTATATATGTTCGAAATTAAATGTCATACTGTaagattgttttaaatgaaagcaGACAGTTTACGTGAAGTAACTCTTTGACATGTCCGTACATGTAATTGGTTTAAATGCAATAATTTAGCATGCAATATATAGCTATCGGAGTTTTCTTATCTTGTCAGTTTTGTATGAATTGATAACAATATATGAAGAATACATTACCTTTAATTCTTATTTTGCACAAAGTTGGTGCAATGGGTTGTTATCTTGTTATTGTAAGTATAaccttttatatttcatttacatgCAAATTCAACTTTCCAAACACTTAATGATACATTATGACCATTTAAATACAATGGAAACGAATGCACATACCCACTCCTTTTTACGCAATTTCTTACAACACAATCAAATGTGATTGTAAGTCAACTTCTCACTGTCATCTTTTTATATTCTGtcaattaaaatattatcataattgTCATTAAAAagaattccaattttttttaaacaagcttGCCTCCTTACATGCATTACTTTGACAAATTAAAGTTCTTTGCAATTCATACGTTATTTCTATGTGAAATAATATCATAAGATCGAAGCTACCCTctatcttaaaaataaaaataaataaaaataaaatatccatacaagtgtttttatataacaaatcTATAGATAATAgcgttaattttttttcgttttttccCTTGGTAttagtatgttaaatactttaGTCTGTCTCAAGTTTTTGTTGCCgtcactttttgatttttttcaattaaaaaatacatacctGTAAATGAATTGGATAAAAGGGGAAAAATCAAAGATATCTTCATTAATACATCATCTGTTTCTAAATgaaaaatttcacaggaacgaaaacaaacaTCGTATGGAGATTcaaaatgggaaatgtttacattttttctccattcgaAAGTACTCGGGTCACCCCACACAATTTGTTAACGTTATTATCCGGGGTAATTAATATTGCTTGCAATTTAAAATCTCATagacttttaattttgattgaGTAGTGAAACCTGAAGGGGGcgttttaaatcaaaaaatctAGACTCATTTATTCTATTTAATGGATGTAGTTTGAGCACATAAGGGTTTATTACTATCGTTACTATCGAGATATTGAGCAAGCAGAACTTGGGACAGAGTGTAGTGTTATCGTATAATCACGCATCATGATCAGTAGTTTGTTTTGTAAACGATATCCGAAGAGTTTAATTTGTTTCATGCTTAATCGAATCGATTATATTTCCAATAGTGATCCCTTTCTTACCTCTTGTAAAAcggaattaaattatttaaaaagagtGTGCAATATCTTGGTTAAAATTGACTTTAtcgattttaatgttcattgttttttaaataaaactttctgAGTATGgataattatttagttatgatATGACCATGTATCTATAAGAAATTCCAATAGAAGAACTAAACAcatctttttcatttaaaaaaaagaaagtatgtAACTTTCTAAACAATtacttttcatatttattttaaataaagaacatAATATTTCTTTGAAGCTTTCATGCTTTTGGGAAAAAtgattcaataatttttttgacttttttttaatgaacttaTAACACTTA from Crassostrea angulata isolate pt1a10 unplaced genomic scaffold, ASM2561291v2 HiC_scaffold_203, whole genome shotgun sequence encodes the following:
- the LOC128169740 gene encoding uncharacterized protein LOC128169740, whose protein sequence is MSAIDVPGSGWIDHIANVKIGRLWVSDYDKILKEVNFENVIQTVTDASCSFGKFDVTSEGFLLYVRRENIGSSIQKMTPGGKNVIMFTSDSNMIMCIHSSKINMDLIVCVHNTTNNSVQLARYGSTGETIRDIAVDGLGQELYKYPIYVTENRNGDVVVSDKEKKALVAVDSFGGHRFDYLGYHSQLSPGGICTDVYRHILVADCHFNNSSIHILDQDGKFLLVLLSTQECKNIQFLALCVDDKNNLYVGDEGKKIKVYKYLKD